A window of Hymenobacter aerilatus contains these coding sequences:
- a CDS encoding DUF6414 family protein — protein sequence MTRFPIPFYLNQKYVFDILAMIEDGFTKIQTLKTITSSNNEFSQKAQGEVGLNNVFSFLGIKMSAEAGKQQKLGNETSAETQKVHTPNSLFGKMQALLDNQGIICKESIMNSSTGDFVLFKATLRKNPVVSTLENYLALFKLASNFTEESAHSKQQKSNNQKNDKLLKQFKLLVNELKVEGSLDLAGESVGSEIFQAVLTIDRDYLNDPSLSDIADGEFFILGKTIKIINSADDGINLLRKTSLSNVSQSMLDSIFSGFQNLAQHGLNDANIVTIIKGPVIQIVPIAIYA from the coding sequence ATGACAAGATTTCCTATTCCATTCTATCTCAATCAAAAATACGTTTTCGACATTCTGGCGATGATTGAAGATGGCTTTACGAAGATTCAAACTTTAAAAACAATTACATCTTCCAATAACGAATTCTCACAGAAAGCACAAGGGGAAGTTGGGCTAAATAATGTATTCTCTTTTCTAGGAATCAAGATGTCCGCAGAAGCTGGGAAGCAACAGAAACTTGGTAATGAAACTTCAGCAGAGACGCAGAAAGTGCATACACCAAATTCATTATTTGGCAAGATGCAAGCCCTCCTAGACAATCAAGGAATCATTTGTAAAGAAAGCATTATGAATTCTAGCACTGGTGATTTTGTTTTATTCAAAGCCACCTTACGTAAAAATCCGGTTGTTAGCACTCTTGAAAACTATTTAGCTTTATTCAAATTGGCGTCTAATTTCACAGAAGAAAGTGCTCATTCTAAACAACAAAAAAGCAACAATCAAAAAAATGATAAATTATTAAAACAATTTAAACTACTCGTCAACGAACTTAAAGTTGAAGGAAGCTTAGACCTTGCAGGAGAAAGTGTCGGCTCAGAAATATTTCAGGCGGTCCTTACAATCGACAGAGATTATTTAAATGATCCATCTCTATCTGATATTGCAGACGGCGAATTTTTTATACTTGGCAAAACGATAAAAATAATAAATTCCGCAGATGACGGAATCAATTTACTTCGCAAGACCAGTTTAAGTAACGTTTCTCAAAGTATGCTTGACAGTATATTTTCTGGCTTCCAAAATCTTGCACAACATGGCTTAAATGATGCTAACATTGTCACAATAATTAAAGGCCCTGTAATTCAGATTGTGCCCATAGCTATTTATGCTTGA
- a CDS encoding PDDEXK nuclease domain-containing protein, with protein sequence MSLPALPPDYPKFLSELKTQIRETQVRAALAVNSELVVLYWRIGRSILQQEQQQGWGAKVVTHLAADLRAAFPDMTGFSPRNLRYMKSFAEAWTDETILQQVVAQIPWGHNVRLLDQINDPTEREWYVRQTIENGWSRNVLVAQVESGLYQRQGRAVSNFARTLPAPQSELAQQILKDPYTFDFLSLGLEAQERDLEQGLLDHVRAFLLELGKGFALVGSQYHLEIGGQDYYLDLVFYHLKLRCFVIIDLKMGEFKPEYSGKMSFYLAAADDLLRHPTDHPSIGLILCKTQNRIVSEYALRNLHQPIGVAEWQLTRALPAELRRNLPTTEELEAALGSNSDQL encoded by the coding sequence ATGAGCTTACCTGCTTTACCGCCCGATTACCCAAAGTTTTTATCGGAACTGAAAACCCAAATCCGCGAAACGCAAGTGCGGGCGGCGCTGGCTGTCAACTCGGAATTGGTAGTGCTGTACTGGCGCATCGGGCGCAGCATTTTGCAGCAGGAGCAACAGCAGGGTTGGGGTGCCAAAGTGGTAACGCATCTGGCTGCCGATCTGCGCGCCGCGTTTCCGGACATGACTGGATTTTCGCCGCGTAACTTGCGGTATATGAAGTCTTTCGCGGAGGCCTGGACTGATGAAACAATTTTGCAACAAGTTGTTGCACAAATTCCGTGGGGACACAATGTCCGGCTCTTAGATCAAATAAACGACCCAACCGAGCGGGAATGGTACGTGCGCCAAACCATTGAAAATGGGTGGAGCCGCAATGTGCTGGTTGCGCAGGTGGAAAGCGGGTTGTACCAGCGCCAGGGCCGGGCGGTCAGCAACTTTGCGCGCACGCTGCCAGCGCCGCAGTCGGAGCTGGCGCAACAGATATTGAAGGATCCGTATACGTTCGATTTTCTCTCGCTGGGCCTGGAAGCCCAGGAGCGCGACTTGGAGCAAGGATTGCTCGACCACGTACGGGCCTTTTTGCTGGAGCTGGGCAAGGGCTTTGCGCTGGTGGGTAGTCAGTACCACCTGGAAATAGGTGGGCAGGATTACTACCTCGATCTGGTGTTCTACCACCTCAAGCTTCGCTGCTTTGTCATTATTGATCTAAAAATGGGGGAGTTTAAACCGGAGTACAGCGGTAAGATGAGTTTCTATCTAGCCGCCGCCGACGACCTACTGCGTCACCCCACCGACCACCCTAGCATTGGCCTGATCTTGTGCAAAACCCAAAACCGTATTGTGTCAGAGTACGCCTTACGCAACCTCCACCAGCCCATCGGGGTAGCGGAGTGGCAGCTGACCCGCGCCCTACCCGCCGAGCTACGCCGCAACCTGCCTACCACCGAAGAACTCGAAGCCGCGCTCGGCTCTAACTCTGACCAGCTATGA
- a CDS encoding DUF5682 family protein, with the protein MPTDLRLFGIRHHGPGSAASLRHALDAFRPDMVLLECPADAEAALAAATHPEMVPPVALLVYNPKQHQQASFLPFAEFSPEWQAIQWCHQHSAHLRCFDLPMTLRFGMPDEAPDVAPHPLAPSPKGEEELVLEASSNPIPDTPEQKPELEELEASPPSPSSERGLGGEAQRQEPSLKADPISYLAELDGYADGERWWELRLEHAPGHADTFAVVLDMMTALREELALPETDETLLREAYMRETLRTTLAQSYARVAVVCGAWHAPVLRSELLKKEDKARLKGLKKVPTAATWIPWTFERLSYASGYGAGVLSPAWYELLFKVPRSEVVTHWMVRAARLLRSRDLDASAAHAIEGVRLAETLALVRGRELPGVEELQEAAVAILGGGYAEALQMVQRELVIGERLGAVPPEQPATPLQQDMQLQQKTTRLKPEASAKTLDLDLRKELDLSRSHLLHRLRLLSIPWGEPRRAQGKAGTFHELWELQWQPDYALNVLDAGRWGNTVLSAAAAKAASRAAEAPDLEAVSHLLEEALQADLGPAIGALVARLETLSAVTRDVTHLLAALPPLVNVLRYGNVRRTETAQVATVVHHLVPRLCIGLPQACTGLDYDAARQLLPRIESTHQAIRLLQDEAQEADWYAALAVVLHNAASSGLLAGAAGRLLFDAHQLAPEAAATALGLALAPVQPTDYATAWIEGFLSGSGMLLLHHRPLFDLLNGWLGELPEDTFREIVPLLRRAFTDFSLPERRQLLDLAQQGTQPALAVAEDEFDLERGLRVLPGLRELLGV; encoded by the coding sequence ATGCCCACCGACCTCCGCCTCTTCGGCATCCGCCACCACGGCCCCGGCAGCGCCGCCAGCCTCCGCCACGCCCTCGACGCGTTCCGGCCCGACATGGTGCTGCTGGAGTGCCCCGCCGATGCCGAAGCGGCGCTGGCAGCGGCTACCCACCCCGAGATGGTGCCGCCCGTGGCCCTGCTCGTCTACAACCCCAAGCAGCACCAGCAGGCCTCGTTTCTCCCCTTCGCCGAGTTTTCACCCGAGTGGCAGGCCATCCAGTGGTGCCACCAGCACAGTGCCCACCTCCGCTGCTTCGATTTGCCGATGACGTTGCGGTTTGGAATGCCGGACGAAGCACCAGACGTTGCGCCTCACCCCCTAGCCCCCTCTCCAAAAGGAGAGGAGGAACTAGTTTTAGAAGCTAGCTCTAACCCAATACCAGACACACCAGAGCAAAAGCCAGAGTTAGAAGAGTTAGAAGCTAGTCCCCCCTCTCCTTCTTCGGAGAGGGGGCTAGGGGGTGAGGCGCAACGTCAGGAACCTTCCCTCAAAGCCGACCCCATCTCCTACCTCGCCGAACTCGACGGCTACGCCGACGGCGAGCGGTGGTGGGAACTGCGCCTGGAACACGCCCCCGGCCACGCCGATACCTTCGCGGTGGTGCTGGACATGATGACCGCCCTGCGCGAAGAGCTGGCCCTACCCGAAACCGATGAAACCCTACTCCGCGAGGCTTACATGCGCGAAACCCTGCGTACTACCCTTGCGCAGAGCTACGCCCGCGTGGCGGTGGTGTGTGGGGCCTGGCACGCGCCGGTGCTGCGGTCCGAGCTGCTGAAGAAAGAAGACAAAGCCCGCCTGAAAGGTCTGAAGAAAGTACCCACCGCTGCCACCTGGATTCCGTGGACGTTCGAGCGGCTTTCCTACGCCTCGGGCTACGGCGCGGGCGTATTGTCGCCGGCCTGGTACGAGTTGCTGTTCAAGGTGCCCCGCTCCGAGGTGGTCACGCACTGGATGGTGCGCGCCGCCCGCTTGCTCCGCTCCCGCGACCTGGACGCCTCTGCCGCTCACGCTATTGAAGGCGTGCGCCTGGCCGAAACCCTGGCCCTGGTACGCGGCCGGGAGCTGCCTGGCGTCGAGGAGTTGCAGGAAGCTGCCGTGGCCATTCTGGGCGGGGGCTACGCCGAGGCGCTGCAGATGGTACAGCGCGAGCTGGTGATTGGCGAACGATTAGGCGCCGTGCCGCCCGAGCAGCCCGCCACTCCCCTGCAACAGGACATGCAGCTGCAGCAAAAAACCACCCGCCTCAAGCCCGAAGCCAGCGCTAAAACCCTCGACCTGGACCTGCGCAAAGAGCTGGACCTGAGCCGCAGTCACCTGCTGCATCGCTTGCGCCTGCTGAGTATTCCGTGGGGCGAGCCGCGCCGCGCCCAGGGCAAAGCCGGCACCTTCCACGAACTGTGGGAGCTGCAATGGCAGCCCGACTATGCCCTCAACGTGCTCGACGCCGGCCGCTGGGGGAATACCGTGCTAAGCGCCGCCGCTGCCAAAGCCGCTTCCCGTGCCGCCGAAGCCCCTGACCTTGAAGCCGTGAGCCACTTGCTGGAAGAAGCTCTGCAAGCTGACCTCGGCCCGGCCATTGGGGCGTTGGTAGCACGGCTCGAAACCCTCTCGGCCGTCACCCGCGACGTGACGCACCTGCTGGCCGCCCTACCCCCGCTGGTAAACGTACTCCGCTACGGCAACGTGCGCCGCACCGAAACCGCCCAGGTAGCCACGGTGGTGCACCACCTGGTACCGCGTCTGTGCATCGGCCTACCTCAGGCCTGCACCGGCCTCGACTACGACGCGGCCCGCCAGCTCCTACCCCGCATCGAAAGCACGCACCAAGCCATTCGACTGTTGCAGGACGAAGCGCAGGAAGCCGATTGGTACGCCGCGTTGGCCGTGGTGCTGCACAACGCGGCTTCGTCGGGCCTCTTGGCGGGTGCTGCCGGACGGCTATTGTTTGATGCGCACCAGCTAGCGCCGGAAGCGGCTGCCACGGCCCTCGGCCTGGCCCTCGCGCCCGTCCAGCCTACCGACTACGCCACCGCCTGGATTGAAGGATTCCTCAGCGGCAGCGGCATGCTCCTGCTCCACCACCGCCCCCTGTTCGACCTACTCAATGGCTGGCTCGGTGAGTTGCCCGAAGACACGTTTCGCGAAATCGTGCCCCTACTGCGCCGCGCCTTCACCGACTTCTCCCTACCCGAGCGCCGCCAGCTGCTGGACCTCGCCCAACAAGGCACGCAGCCCGCCCTGGCTGTGGCCGAGGACGAGTTCGATCTGGAACGTGGACTGCGGGTGCTGCCAGGACTACGGGAGCTGTTAGGGGTGTAG